In Topomyia yanbarensis strain Yona2022 chromosome 2, ASM3024719v1, whole genome shotgun sequence, one DNA window encodes the following:
- the LOC131680525 gene encoding uncharacterized protein LOC131680525 → MKMCDILTNEINKGSSTLIFIFAIEILFYFSSAESAHPDIDMDTNIVDILEYVGEAVQPIKEGFAVYAANHIVCIGYRMIQRSNIMIEVVGYVTPFASSDHAYLNVSISKWVLKCSCKAGTIICKQIVVCLLLIEK, encoded by the exons ATGAAAATG tgtgatatcctgactaatgagatcaATAAGGGGTCGTCTACCCTCATCTTTATTTTTGCAATTGAGATTCTGTTCTACTTTTCATCTGCGGAAAGTGCACATCCGGATATAGATATGGATACTAATATCGTTGATATCCTCGAATATGTTGGAGAAGCAGTGCAACCTATTAAAGAGGGGTTTGCTGTGTACGCAGCAAATCATATTGTGTGCATTGGGTATCGTATGATTCAACGTTCCAATATAATGATCGAAGTGGTGGGATACGTAACTCCCTTCGCCTCATCAGACCATGCTTATC TGAACGTCTCGATATCTAAATGGGTACTGAAATGCTCATGTAAAGCTGGCACAATAATATGCAAGCAAATTGTTGTTTGTCTTC